The following DNA comes from Capsicum annuum cultivar UCD-10X-F1 chromosome 7, UCD10Xv1.1, whole genome shotgun sequence.
AGTAATCTTTTTTAAAAAGCTATGACCTAAACATGTTTAAATTTAACTTACTTAATTTGATTTAATTAGCATAGAGTTTTAtctgaatattatgatattaaaTGAAAAGATTGGTATATTactaatcaaaattttatttgaatcttGTGGTTTTGATTACATTCCATAGAACATTAACAAAATTAGGGATAGTTTGGTTGGAAATTGTTATCCCGGGATAATTAATACCGGGATTAATTATTCCGAGATTACCTGGGATAatttatcccaccatgtatatgggataagttaaTCCATCACTAAGGGAAaaatgatgagataagttatcccgggtTGGATTAATCCCTCTAACCAAACAAGGGATTAAgtaatcttttattttatcccgaAATAATTATACCTCAGACCAAACCATCATCAAATATCAAGTATAGAAGAGATAGTATTTTTACACAttctaaaaaggaaagtaaaataatttgattatACAAAAGCTTCCAATAAATTAATTAAAGGAATAATGGAAGTATAAagttaattattttcaaattaaaatgtatcttttttcttttcaaatagataaaaagaaaagcaTACATAGGCGGGGTATAAAAGTTGAAgtttatagatttaaaatttaatattttcaagttattagattctaaatataattaataatatgtatatatgtaataaATTCTTAAGACAATATAAAATTTGAACCAAATTTTTGAATTCAGTCCAATCTATAGTTGATACTTTAGCCCCCTTTCTGAAAGTGTATCTATAAATTGAAATGGATGAAATATTTTGTCGTACAATTTCTTGACTATTTGACTTCCCCTTGGTAATCCTCTCCCCCTAtcttaattttgttttttcaaaaaataaaaatggatgaaatatttaaagaatttttgtAGTACAATTTCTTGACTATTTGATCACCTTGTTGGTAATCCTCTCCTCCTatcttaatttcttaaaaaaaataaaaatggatgaaatatttatttttgtaaccTAAGAGGCTAAAACCAAAATGTTGTATCCTATATACtctctccgtcccaaattattcgtcctaaattgagatgacatattgattaagaaaaataattaatgacaTGTCTAGTTTACTATTATATCTtcattaaatgatgtttacattttaatttgaagaaaaaataattaatgcaaagggtataacatgaaaaaaaatttttatctcttcttgattaatgaaaaaagacaagtaaaatgaaaatcaaattagaaaatttgggacgaataaTTTGAGACGGAAGGAGTATTTATGAACAGTATGGACCAGATTGAATGCGTAACTTGTTATTGCTATATTTAGGTTATGTCCAAGCAAAAAGTGTTAGGTTTTAAATTGAGAAGTACTACCAATTaatagcacaaaaaaaaaaatcattaactgACACAACAAACATCTTTCAAGATAACTACAAGCTTTTGCTGTCATTCTGATTCAAGCAGGgagttgagaaaaaatatttgagaCTTCATACATAAACTTTGTgcaattttagaaattttcatctTGTAGTTTCTAAAGATAATAGAAAAAGtacaaaaaggaaaaggaagtttcaaaaataaagtttACCAGAGCAATAATAGTTGTGTAAAAAATTCAGCCAAAAGGCTGAAGAAACAAGAGTTTAACTCAGACATACGATTGATAAAGAATACATAGCATTATTAAGTTATTCAACATATGCCAAACATGTACCTTCTATAAAAATAAGATTGACAATTTTAAACATATAGGGTTTGAGAGTTGTGTTAGTATGGATGATTAATCAGCATAATTTGATGAGCACTTTTAATATGCGTTGTTGAATGAACTTCTTTAGTATCCGCAGGAAGGAAGCAACCTAAAAATAATCTGATTCAAACTGACGATTTTATCAACGTCAAAATGACATTCGATAATCGAGTTATACTTTGTTCGCTCTTTCGAAACGTATTTTATGtcatcataaataaaaaataatctgaCAATATTAAAATTCTTAACACCATTAATGAAATTAGTTAAATCAAAGAGAAATGTTACACCAAAAATTCGTAATTAAGGTGCAACAGATGATTTAAATACATTTTTCAGCCACCTCTACTATTATTAGAAAGTTTTATTTgtgtcaaaaaaaatttaataatatatatattcaaatattagtATTATAACATTTTAATGGGAAAAATAAATCGAGCCCCTCTTATCCAAATAATAAATTACGCAAGGAGTTATAAAAAGAGGTCAAAATTAGATTCACGGAAGAAAGATGCCTACCCTATATGAGGATACATGACTATCATAAAAGAAACCTAAATTAAGAAAGAGGAAATTTAAACtacttaatgaaaaaaattaaaattaaactattttattttataataattgagACAAGAAAAATGTTACTAAGTACTTTTTAATCCGTGTGTTACCCTTCAGAAAATAATGGAAGGAGGTCAATCATCAAGGAATGCTATTATAGCCTATAAATTTTAACTAGAGGCTTTAgtttggagttttgagaattgaaatttttggaatagaaattatttttgtcAGTATAAGTTTGAtatggaaaaaatatatatatatattttttaatcttttctattATCAATTGATCAAGAAAAACTTAaatataattttctaaaaaaataagtttgAGAAATAATACTCCATTATTAACAAATTTCACATATGATATTCTATATTAATTATGTCCCCTCAttacatctaacataccttaccTTACTTTAGGAGTGCTTATCgaatgatttgatttgattttgcaAATAATAGTTTAACTTAATTATTGATAATCGATTTTGAAATATGTTAAACAActatcaaatcaataaaatattaattgattcagTTTGACTAAACACTTATCTTTCGGTCAATGATGAAAACGATGAAATTATCAGTTATTCTTGATTATTAACTATAAAAATTGACATTCAAAAATGATTGAATAGCTTTTACAGATTTTATTAGTAACTTTTAAttcaatatttgaatttattaacTCATAATGTCGCTCCCGATCAAAAATACCGTTGTTGATAAGCGATAATAATAGTAGTTGAATGAGCGGCGAACGAAAGACAAATATTTTGAGGCAAACAGGTTAATGAATTATTAAAACAGAAAAATAGTATTACTATTGGTGGTGAGTTGGAGGGGTGCCGCACAGTGgttaatgaattattaatttattcAATATAAGAATTCgataatctatttttaaaataataatttattatttataaaatcaataaatcattttCAATTTGTTAATTCGATAACCTGATTTCAATagcttaatattttttttttttcaatttaagttATCACACACTATTGAttataattcaattttaaataCGGCCTCTATTTCACTTCACCTTATAGCCACCACATTAAGTCATTAACACTACCACCCCGATCTCTatgtataatacttttttttagaTTATACACACatatcaaacataagaaaatacattaaaagagaaaatcattttttacaccaataaaaatattttccttcgtatCTAACACCTCCTTAATTAACTAGACTTACGTGGCGCAATTTTTGCGTAATCGGAACAGTATTAGATTCTTGcctagattaaaaaaataaagaacaaaagagGTCAAATTAGATTAACAGAAGAAGAATGCAACCCCATGTGAGGACATGACCTATCTTAAAAGAAAAccaaattaagaaataaaaaagaatacataaaaaacaaagaaagggAGAATACTGTCTTTTTCACAAAAAACTAATGTTGCATGCAGAAGAACTATGTATCGAGCTGCCACATATCAACCTTTGCATGTCAATCCCTAATACTATTAAGCCACGCACCTCCTTGCCCATCCTTCACACTATCCTCGTCATCCCTTGTAAAATTATTGTGTTTCCTAATATTAGAACTCCATTTAATTTCTTGTTATGTACTATATAAATACCTCCTCCATTCTCATCTTTTTTATCATGTACTTTCATTAACACTAGCTATATCTCTTCTTCATTCAcacaaatttcattatttttcaataatggaAGGTCTTTGTGCTGAGTTGCACCATCATAAGTTTCATCCCTCACACCAACTTTACAAGAAGTCCCTTCGTGACATTGATATTCCACCAAGAAAATTACTGAGCCGTCGCTCTACTCTTTCATCAGTTGATTCTGATGTTTTTGACTCTCCTAAGTCTGGGTTTGGGCCTGAAACCGACACACTGTTTCAGAAGTTTTTGCCTTATAATAGTCTGGATGATGATGATGCTGACCCATACTCGTCTGACCATTTTCGTATGTACGAGTTCAAGGTGCGGAGATGTACTCGTAGCAGGAGCCATGATTGGACTGATTGCCCCTTTGCACATCCAGGTGAGAAGGCTAGGCGGAGAGATCCACGAAGGTTTCATTATTCTGGGACGGTTTGTTCAGAGTTTCGTAAGGGGAATTGCAGCAGAGGTGATAACTGTGAGTTTGCACATGGAGTATTTGAGTGCTGGTTGCATCCATCAAGGTATAGAACTGAAGCATGCAAAGATGGGAAGAACTGTAAACGAAAGGTTTGTTTCTTTGCACATACTCCTAGACAACTTCGTGTTCTTCCTCCTAGTTGTCATGATAgtggttcttcaccatcacctagGAACTCTCCTGTTGACAAGAAGTACAGGAATTTAAGCCATTGCTGTGTTTTTTGTCACTCTGTGTCTGCTTCCCCTACTTCCACTTTAATTGGCATGTCACATATATCTCCCCCTGTTTCTCCGTCCTTCTCACCGCCTCTTTCCCCTGCTCATCGCACCCAATTTTCATCGCCCGTGTCTCGTTACACTGATCGTTTTGGGGGTCTTGGGAGTGTTGAATCGTCGTCTGTGGGTCAGATGGATCCAACTGGGTTGATGAGCTACAAAGATGCACTTACGGAATTGGTTAGCTCATTGGAAGCTATGAATGTGAATCATGAACCTGTTTCTTCACCAGCATCTGCTTCTCATCAAGCACATTTTGATGGGAATTTACCGTGGTTGGATGTGAATTTTAGTAACAATAATGGTTACGATGATCAGCAGCAGTTCCTTCTTTCGCCTTCAACTCCATTACCAAGTCCAATTTCCAATTCAAGGAGTAAATTTTACGCGAGGGAATTTCCATCTCCTAGTCCTATTTCCACCTCCAGATTGAGCTTTGTGGAAGAAcccaataataatagtaataatagtgcTACAAACAAGTACTACAGTGACAATGGATTAGGTGGAGGACCAGATCTTGGGTGGGTCAATGATCTTTTGACTTGAAAAAAAAGTTATGGAGATTATGGGCCATTGATTTGGAGTTTAATTTGTGGTCCAGTCCGATTGATTATGATGAAAAATTATTCAAGATTTGAAGAAGATTTTTGTATATACAAGTTCAAGAAGTACTGTTTATTTTGCTAGCTGCTGCTGCTACTGCACCATCCATATAAAACAAGAAGTCAacaagtgtgtgtatatatgagaTGGAGGAGGATGTGGTGACTGTTTATTATTACTAATTTGAAAGCCTTATTAGATTATTTTGCCTTATTTAATCAATGTTAATGTAAGATTGCTTGGGTCATCGATTGTGTGTCGATTATAAAGATGTAATTTTCAATTTCCATTTTGTTGAAGGTAAGAAGAATTGTGGGAGTACGTATTGTGTTATGTTCAAGTTCAATGTGAAACCATTaatgttactattattattgttgcacAAATTACTCAATAATAGTTTCTTGTTTTTCCATGGTTCCCTTTgttaatttttcatttacaaCCGCCGTTTCTGATTCTACTGTCACTCCTGGTGAAGTGGGATTAATAGGTGTTTTTCAATGCAATTTATGGTACAAATGTTTGGACTCTAAAATCAAGgtacaaattttattttactcAGTGATCTTTATCTTGTACTTCCTCTGTGAATTGTTAAgatcttgtaataccttttcTGTTAAGTCTGTCAAAAAAATCATATGGGTAAATTTCAAtgattcagttattttaaaaatatcaatgtaaattttaatgattcacttattttaaaaatatcaataaatattttaacAATTTAATTATTTCGTGAATTATTTTGAAACGAAGGAAGTACTATTTAATTCTGTCGTATCATAAGCAATGCTatttatagtatgttttgaaaaaataaaatgtggATTTGTGAAGGTTCAGATAATTCTTGAAGTTGGAAATGGTTATAAGATGGTACAATTCCGTTCAGCTGCTGCTGAAATTCTGCGATTGGGAGATTGAGAAAAAGGAGGATCCAAATAATCCGTATGAATTGGGTATTTAAATTTAGTTGAGATAATCACTGATATGCTATGTTAATTTAATTTacattctttaaaaaatattactataaCTATGAGAAATATTACTCTTATGAAACAAATTAAATAGGTGAGATGAGGTGGCTATCAGACCTTGATATTTGTCCAAGTGGCATCCATGCAGGTTGTACAGCTGATAGCATATTTTAATGGACTTTATGGATgttgtttgtacttttcttcttttggatCTTATGGATGTCAtggttatttatatatttatttattaattaatattttgttttgtGGGACTTTGGTTCTCTTCCGTTTGGTGTGAATTTTCGGTgtttagattgattttggataaaattaatttgagaaaatgagtgtTTAGATGGGTTTTTTTTTAGTTCcaagatacataatatatatcGGTCAATTAGTGTTTGTTAGAACATAGAGCATATTTCTGTTCCCTTTGGCAATTGCTGATATTTATTCATTTGTATTTAACTTTTAATTATCTCCTGTGAAGAGACGGAAGaagaaacataaattaaattaatgagaaaagacatcaaaatcaCCCTGAACTGTATACAAGAAGTTATTTACACACTTAAAATAACGTGACGATCTATTACACacctatttttctcaaaagtgaATTTAATTTCACCCTGAATCTGACGTGaaaataacattaattttttttagaaaaaaatcaaaaaatctttAAACTCCTAACTCCACCCCTGCACACTCTTTCTTCTCaccaatctttattttttttctctctctcaatcttCCTTTCTTCTTCATTATAATCACTCCTCCATGATagtttttagagaaaaaaatagaaaagatttgAGGATGAAATCATCGTCAATCGAAAAaatttccaatgaaattaatcAAATGTTATTGCTCCCACATTGaacatcaatttttcaatttgaagaagatggttttggacattgaagaaattgaagaaaaggaaCAAGACgacattgaatttgaatgaagttATTGGTTGAGTGTATTGATATGATTCCGTTAATTTTCTTTttggaaattgaagaaaaagaagaatctaAGAAAAAAAGGAAGCAGCGGCGTCATTTTCCAGTAGATCCGTCGGAACGGTAACAAAAAACGATTGGGTCGTTTCCGATGACTAATCCGGCGATCCTCAGCTCTCACTCTCGCTCTCTCTCCTATCCTCTCTCCGatcaactcattttttttctttcactgaTTTTTGTCTCTTCCAGTAGGTCTGTGTATGGAATCCAAAAAATGAAAGTGTGTGTGCGTAAAGATTGAGTATGTTGGAAGTtcgaaaaaggaaaaagaaaaaagaaacagatGAAGATagttttggacattgaagaatttattgaagaagaagaagatgatgatgatgatgctgatGATTTTGGACAGTGAATAAGATGGTTTTGGACATTAAAGAATACCTGCACTTTCATTGAAGAATCAATAACTTGATTTTTACCAGCACTTCCATGGAAGACAATAATTTGATTTCCAATcttgatttttggtgaatttcaATCCTGTATATTGATTTTGTCGAGATGATATTGAATAATAGTTGAAATTTTActttgaagaaaaaaaacttaaaaaaaaaatttataaaaataataaatttaatatttttttcgtaTTATGCTGACATGGCAGTGCGTGTAAAACACCACATCacatgcaagtggtataatgcctgacagggtgtaaaaagtatcacctttttatagtttaggtgtgtaataggttactagtatagtttaggtgtaacttcgacttttcttgtatagtttggggtggaaacgaggTCTTTTCCCTAAATTAATTTGTGTACTTTGCACATGGTTTGTATGCATGCATGCGCGTGTGTGTGAATCCCGCGAATCCCATTAATTTAATGAGAGATAATAATTAGTAgtcaaattgaatttgaataccAACAGTTACTTTTTCaagttcaatttgaatttgaatatcaaagaTGTTAAAATAAGAGACAatatttgagaattttcttttcttctatattCCTTGCCAATCACCTTTATTTATACAAGCTAAAACAATCTTATCTTGTAAGCTAAACAatgaaactaaaatactaaaaagacaAAGAAGAAACTTCTCTTCTAATCTAAAATAAAGGGACCCACTATTCTAAGTTGgcctatattttattttgtttaacaTCCCCTCAAATTGGAGGGGGAAGAAGTGACACCCAACTTGTACAAATTTCGATGGTGAGAGGGTCTGATAAGAGATTTGGTGAAGATGTCTGTGAGTTGATCTTTTGATGGAACAATGGAAAGAGATATCAAACCGAAGAGATATTGTTGACGAACAAAGTGGCAGTCAAGCTCGACATGCTTTGTTCGCTCATGAAAAACTAAATTTCGAGCTATATGTAAGGCTGCTTGACTGTCGGAGTGAATTGAAACAGGAATTGGTGGAGGGATTGCTAGATCGGTGAGTAATCTTGTTAACTAGGTCAATTCAGAAACCAATCATCGCATTGAGCAATATTCTGCCTCGGCAGATGAAGAGAGATAGAGGATTGCTTCTTCTACTTCTAAGAAATTGGTGAGCTACCCAAGCTTATAAAAAACCCACTAACCGATCAGCGTGTAGTCCGACAAGAAGCCCAATTGGCATTGCGGTAAGCATgaagagaaaaagatgaagaagcaTTAAGGAATATCCCCTGATTTGGGTAAGTTCTCAAATAACTGATCACTCGCAAGCCTACTTGATAATGATCAAGACTAGGCTGTTGCAGCTACTGACTAAGGGTCAATACAGCAAAACATAGATCTGGTCTTGTATGATTTAAATAATTGAGCTTGCCAATGAGATGTCTTTAAAGACTAGGATCTGACATGAGATTGGTTGATTTTGCAGGAAATTTCACTGAAGGATCCATCGAAGAGGAAGTCGGAGGAAGATGAGAAACATCAAACTCATTAAGCAAGTCCAAGGTATACTTCCGTTGGCTCAAAATAATTCCTTGTTCCTCTCTTAAAACTTCCATTCCCAAAAAATAATGCAAAGGACCTAGAGTTTTAATCTTGAACTCAGTTTGAAGGAAAGCTTTGAGGTCTTTTATTTCATTAGTAACATCTCTTGTGATtaagatatcatcaacatatactgcAACAATTGAAATGGAATCCCCTGAGTGTTTAAAAAATAAGAAGTAGTCATTAAGTGAAGCTGTATAACCTTTGAAATTGAAAGCCCCTGCAAGCCGAGCATACCATTGCCTAGAAGCCTACTTCAACCCATAGAGAGACTTCTTGAGTCGACAAACCATATTAGGTTGAGGTGGATCTAGACCAGCTAAAAACTTCATATAGACCTCTTCTTACAAATTTCCTTGCAAGAAGGCATTGTTGAcatcaaattgggaaatatcCCACCTTTTCTTGGCTGCAATTGCTAAAAGACATCTAATAGTGGTCATTTTGACCACTGGGGAGAAGGTTTCATTGAAATCTACCCCTTCCTTTTGAATATCGCCTTGAATTACCAATCTAGCCTTTAATCTTTCAAGAGTACCATCTGCATGTTGTTTAACTTTATACACCCATTTACAAGGTAGTGTCTTTCTACCTTGTGTTCCTAGGTTTAATTATGTAATAGGACATCAATCTCATCCTTCATTGCTTGTACACAACCAGGATAGGTACAGGCTATTGAATAGCTGCTAGGTTCAGTAATAAAGGGAATAGAATTGAGAACAACCTAATTGGGAGCTGATAGTTCAGAAATAGATAAACAAACAGGGGTAGCAGGCACAGTAAAACATATGTCAGTAACATCACTCAGATAAACATTGTTGCAAATGTGATATCTTAAGTGAGTAGGTAAATTCCCAATGTTTGTCCTCTGAGATCTCCCAAGAGGTGGTGAGGGTTATGAATCAGTAGATTTAGAAGATGTTGGTGTGGATGAATCAGATGATGAATTAATATGAGAATTGGATGGGTCTTGAGAATTAGAAGTTAGTGAAATTGAATCATTAGAATGAGAGGGAATTAAGGAATGATCTTCCCTCGTAGgagtaggaaaaataaaagagggGATATGAGAACAATCTTcagcaaaagaaaaaatatcttcAAAGAAATGAACATCTCTGGacacaaagaatttcttaaaagATAGGTCAAGGAGTTTGTACCCCTTTTGATCACTTGGGTATCCTAAGAAGACACACCTAGTGGCTCTAGGATCAAATTTACTCCTTCCATGAGATAAAGTGTTAGCAAAATATAGGCAACCAAAATATCTTAACAAGTGATAAGAAGGTGTTTTGCCAAACAGAATTTCATCAGGTGTTTTACCTTTAAGAACTCTGGAAAGCAGCATGTTGATTAGAAATATGGCAGTGAGAACACACTCACCCTAATAGATCATTGGAACCTTAGATTGAAACATCAAAGCCTTAGCAATTTCAAGCAAGTGTCTGTGCTTCCTCTTAGCTACCCTATTTTGTTGTGGGGTAGCAACACAAGATGTCTGATGCATGATACCTTGAGATGTCAAAAAATTTGATATCTCTGTACTCCTACCCAACTCCATTGCATTGTCAGATCTGATAATCTTTACCTTTTTGTGAAACTGTCTTTCAGCCATTTTCAAGAAATATTGAATAACAAAAAATGCATTACTTTTAGTTGCTAGCAAGAATGTCCAAGTCCCTCTACTGTATTCATCTACTATAGTCAAGAAATACCTATAATTGTTATGAGTAGGTGACTTGTAGGGACCCCAAGTGTCTACATGAatcagataaaaaataaattaagaagtaACTTACCTGATAGGAAAATGTAACCTAGCTTGCCTAGCTAAAGGACAGATTTCACAATGACAATCATAATTAGAGGGAATTGTAAGAAAATGGACATTTTTCATTGATGAATAAGGTAAATGCCCAAATCTTACATGTCATAACCTTACATTAGAATTGGCACTGAAACAAACTGGAAAATAATGTGAATCTGAATTGGGACTAGAAACAGCATTGTTAAGGCTAGAAAAGACTTTAGAATCCTTGTAAATCTCTTGGTTCCTAGTAGACTCCTTAGGAATGATTTGAAGCAAGTATAGACCTTCCTTTACTTCACCAAAATCTTGAGGCCTCTTCATTAAAGGGCCCTGCAAGACACAACTATTAGAAGTGAATGATAGAGTATAACTATATTAGAGATTAAATTTATGAACCTCGGTAGATTGTATCTAAAACTTGGAACATAAAGAACATTATGCAATGTGAGGTTATTAGGAATTAGAACACTTCCTGTGTGAGTCACAAGGGTGGACTGAGAGTTGGGTAAGTTAATGTTAACAGGAATTTTTAGAGCCTTCATGGAAAGAAAAGAACTAGAGTTGTAACACATGTGCTCAGAAGCGCCTGAGTCTATTATCCATGTTCCAGAATTAAAAATTGTAAGACAATTTCCAATATATTTAAGCACAGTACCAGCAAC
Coding sequences within:
- the LOC107878347 gene encoding zinc finger CCCH domain-containing protein 2; amino-acid sequence: MEGLCAELHHHKFHPSHQLYKKSLRDIDIPPRKLLSRRSTLSSVDSDVFDSPKSGFGPETDTLFQKFLPYNSLDDDDADPYSSDHFRMYEFKVRRCTRSRSHDWTDCPFAHPGEKARRRDPRRFHYSGTVCSEFRKGNCSRGDNCEFAHGVFECWLHPSRYRTEACKDGKNCKRKVCFFAHTPRQLRVLPPSCHDSGSSPSPRNSPVDKKYRNLSHCCVFCHSVSASPTSTLIGMSHISPPVSPSFSPPLSPAHRTQFSSPVSRYTDRFGGLGSVESSSVGQMDPTGLMSYKDALTELVSSLEAMNVNHEPVSSPASASHQAHFDGNLPWLDVNFSNNNGYDDQQQFLLSPSTPLPSPISNSRSKFYAREFPSPSPISTSRLSFVEEPNNNSNNSATNKYYSDNGLGGGPDLGWVNDLLT